The Micropterus dolomieu isolate WLL.071019.BEF.003 ecotype Adirondacks linkage group LG22, ASM2129224v1, whole genome shotgun sequence genome contains a region encoding:
- the LOC123961425 gene encoding vegetative cell wall protein gp1-like produces MASCCSVTSLMALTLLGCLVGTKVEAQDLKFPASYQPLKKVPPVPGPPAFPQYPSPPQVQPPWPPKIPQYPTPPQVQPPWPPKVPQYPTPPQVQQPSPPKVPQYPTPPQVQQPSPPKVPQYPTPPQVQQPSPPKVPQYPSPPQVQPPWPPKVPQYPTPPQVQQPSPPRVPQYPSPPQVQQPSPPRVPQYPSPPQVQQPSPPRVPQYPSVPQVQQPSPPRVPQYPSPPQVQQPSPPRVPQYPSPPQVQPPWPPKVLQYPQVPQVQPPPSINVPPKVPQYPQVPKVQPPLLPPKVPHMVPRYPQVPQVQPPPSIKVPPKVPQYPQGPITPSPHVQTCDVGDAQKVPCGGLNVTTAAACQAISCCFDGQQCYFGKAVTVQCTKDAQFIVVVARDATLPTLDLSSVILLGQGQGCTYVDSNSQFAIYQFPVTACGSVVMEEPGVIIYQNRMSSSYEVGVGPLGSITRDSHYDLIFQCRYIGTSVQTVVVQVLPILDPPLPVAALGPIRVQLRLANGQCYTKGCNEVDAAYSSFYTTEDYPVTKVLRDPVYVEVELTEKTDPKLVLTLGRCWTTTTSNPHSLPQWDILING; encoded by the exons ATGGCATCGTGCTGCAGTGTTACCTCTTTAATGGCACTAACACTGCTAGGCTGCTTAGTTGGGACAAAGGTAGAAGCTCAAGACTTAAAATTTCCTGCATCATATCAACCACTGAAGAAGGTACCACCAGTTCCTGGTCCACCAGCGTTTCCTCAATATCCTTCTCCGCCACAGGTTCAACCTCCTTGGCCACCAAAGATTCCTCAATATCCTACTCCACCACAGGTTCAACCTCCTTGGCCACCAAAGGTTCCTCAATATCCTACTCCACCACAGGTTCAACAGCCTTCGCCACCAAAGGTTCCTCAATATCCTACTCCGCCACAGGTTCAACAGCCTTCGCCACCAAAGGTTCCTCAATATCCTACTCCGCCACAGGTTCAACAGCCTTCGCCACCAAAGGTTCCTCAATATCCTTCTCCACCACAGGTTCAACCTCCTTGGCCACCAAAGGTTCCTCAATATCCTACTCCGCCACAGGTTCAACAGCCTTCGCCACCAAGGGTTCCTCAATATCCTTCTCCACCACAGGTTCAACAGCCTTCGCCACCAAGGGTTCCTCAATATCCTTCTCCACCACAGGTTCAGCAGCCTTCGCCACCAAGGGTTCCTCAGTATCCTTCTGTACCACAGGTTCAACAGCCTTCACCACCAAGGGTTCCTCAATATCCTTCTCCACCACAGGTTCAACAGCCTTCGCCACCGAGGGTTCCTCAATATCCTTCTCCACCACAGGTTCAACCACCTTGGCCACCAAAGGTTCTTCAATATCCTCAAGTGCCACAGGTCCAACCTCCTCCATCAATAAATGTTCCACCTAAGGTTCCTCAATATCCTCAAGTGCCAAAGGTCCAACCTCCTCTACTACCACCAAAGGTTCCACATATGGTTCCTCGATATCCTCAAGTGCCACAGGTCCAACCTCCTCCATCAATAAAGGTTCCACCTAAGGTTCCTCAATATCCTCAAGGGCCAATCACTCCATCGCCACACGTACAGACTTGTGATGTGGGAGATGCCCAGAAAGTCCCATGTGGAGGTTTAAATGTCACTACTGCTGCTGCATGTCAAGCAATTAGCTGCTGCTTTGATGGCCAACAGTGCTACTTTGGAAAAGCAG TGACCGTCCAGTGCACTAAGGATGCCCAGTTCATTGTGGTAGTAGCCAGAGATGCCACTCTTCCCACCCTTGACCTCAGTTCAGTCATACTTTTGGGACAAGGTCAAGGCTGTACATATGTTGACTCTAATTCACAATTTGCCATCTACCAGTTTCCTGTTACTGCCTGTGGCTCTGTTGTTATG GAGGAACCTGGTGTTATAATCTATCAGAACAGGATGTCCTCTTCATATGAAGTAGGAGTTGGGCCTCTTGGATCCATTACCAGGGACAGCCACTATGA TTTGATCTTCCAGTGTAGGTACATTGGCACTTCTGTTCAAACTGTGGTTGTACAAGTATTACCAATACTAGATCCTCCTCTACCAGTTGCTGCTCTGGGACCCATCAGAGTACAACTGAGGTTGGCTAACGGACAATGCTATACAAAGGGTTGTAATGAAG TGGATGCAGCCTATAGCTCTTTCTATACAACAGAAGACTATCCTGTGACCAAAGTACTGAGGGACCCTGTGTATGTGGAGGTTGAACTCACTGAAAAGACAGATCCAAAACTTGTCCTGACTCTTGGTCGCTGTTGGACAACCACAACCTCAAACCCTCACAGTCTGCCCCAGTGGGATATTCTGATAAACGGGTAA